From a single Terriglobia bacterium genomic region:
- a CDS encoding radical SAM protein: MLDPIKFKLQQRSHRLQVLPIIIVYLNNVCDSRCVTCSIWKNNEALKIPAERQMSGELLEELYQNLGKWHPRQILLSGGEPALHPSFAEAVRKFRDIAGKVCVISNGLALSSCGSRALQGVSEFYISFDGHDRESYRRIRGVDGFERLASTLEILNTLRRRPKIVARCTLQKANVRRLPQLVEAARAMGFDCISFLGADLGSPAFARDLHGPADAEAIQPDGEDLLEMTDALRGLDYSDGFVEGGVERLNRIAQYFRALRGEGELPAVSCNAPWMSMVIETTGRMRGCFFQPVIGDFRTVNEEAALSFRRNLNVSTDATCERCVCSRSLGVAEFLRM; this comes from the coding sequence TTGCTGGATCCAATCAAGTTCAAGCTGCAGCAAAGGTCGCATCGTCTTCAGGTTCTGCCGATCATCATTGTCTATCTCAACAATGTCTGCGACAGCCGATGTGTGACCTGCTCGATCTGGAAGAACAATGAAGCGCTGAAGATTCCGGCCGAACGGCAGATGTCCGGCGAGCTCCTTGAGGAGTTGTATCAGAACCTCGGGAAATGGCATCCGAGGCAGATCCTGCTGTCCGGCGGAGAGCCGGCGCTTCATCCCTCGTTTGCGGAAGCCGTGCGCAAGTTTCGCGATATTGCCGGGAAGGTTTGCGTCATCAGCAACGGGCTGGCCCTGAGTTCGTGCGGTTCGCGCGCGCTGCAGGGCGTTTCGGAATTTTATATTTCGTTTGACGGCCATGACCGCGAGTCTTACCGCCGGATTCGCGGTGTCGACGGATTCGAGCGTCTGGCGTCCACTCTCGAAATCCTGAACACACTGCGCAGGCGCCCGAAGATCGTCGCCCGCTGCACCCTTCAGAAAGCCAATGTCCGACGGTTGCCGCAGCTGGTGGAGGCTGCTCGCGCCATGGGGTTCGATTGCATTTCGTTTCTTGGGGCCGACCTCGGCAGCCCGGCTTTCGCCAGGGACCTGCACGGTCCGGCGGATGCGGAGGCCATTCAGCCGGACGGCGAGGACTTGCTCGAAATGACGGATGCCCTTCGAGGGCTCGACTACAGCGATGGTTTCGTAGAGGGCGGTGTAGAGAGACTGAATCGGATTGCTCAATACTTTCGCGCTCTGAGGGGCGAGGGCGAGCTGCCGGCTGTGAGCTGCAATGCGCCGTGGATGTCGATGGTCATCGAAACGACGGGCAGGATGCGCGGATGTTTCTTCCAGCCCGTGATCGGCGATTTTCGAACCGTCAATGAAGAAGCGGCGTTGAGTTTCCGCCGCAACTTGAACGTAAGCACCGATGCCACATGCGAGCGCTGCGTCTGCAGCAGATCGCTGGGTGTGGCTGAGTTTTTGCGAATGTAG
- a CDS encoding sulfotransferase domain-containing protein produces MIRLMGGGRAPNFFIAGTGKAGTTSLYHYLRQHPQIYMSPVKEPCYFASEVRLDNLSETHRRYIGLRSREQADRPPGWLFSTWQEYLELFRGVRDEIALGEASVIYLWSETAPANIAARIPDAKIIIMLRDPAERAFSQYLHQAAVGLIHCSFREHIEACLRNRDRTISAHYPLLEIGLYEEQVKRYLERFPRENIRIYWYEEHWKQPQRLLADIFQFLGVDPEFRPDTSRKKLERQAPRFPFAYHLAMRLDMTHQIGRAIPENLQLALRRLLFRRGASLKMEAADRGLLVEYYRNDIQRLGSLLQRDLTAWLET; encoded by the coding sequence ATGATCCGGCTCATGGGTGGCGGCCGGGCGCCGAATTTCTTTATCGCGGGGACCGGCAAGGCCGGCACAACCTCGCTGTATCACTATCTTCGGCAGCATCCACAGATTTACATGAGCCCCGTGAAGGAGCCCTGCTATTTCGCATCGGAGGTCCGGCTCGATAATCTCTCGGAGACACATCGGAGATATATCGGGCTAAGATCGCGGGAACAGGCGGACCGGCCGCCCGGATGGCTGTTCTCCACCTGGCAGGAATATCTGGAACTCTTTCGAGGAGTCCGGGACGAGATCGCCCTCGGCGAGGCATCCGTGATCTATCTGTGGTCGGAGACGGCGCCCGCAAACATCGCGGCCCGGATCCCGGACGCGAAAATCATCATCATGCTGCGCGATCCCGCGGAGCGCGCCTTTTCTCAATATCTGCACCAGGCCGCCGTGGGCCTCATTCACTGCTCGTTCCGCGAGCACATCGAAGCGTGCTTAAGGAATCGCGACCGGACGATTTCGGCCCATTACCCGCTGCTCGAGATCGGTTTGTATGAGGAGCAGGTGAAGCGCTATCTGGAACGCTTCCCGAGAGAAAATATTCGCATCTACTGGTACGAGGAGCACTGGAAACAGCCGCAACGGCTGCTTGCCGACATTTTCCAGTTCCTGGGTGTGGATCCGGAGTTTCGTCCGGATACATCGCGGAAGAAGCTTGAACGGCAGGCGCCGAGATTTCCGTTCGCTTACCACCTGGCGATGCGCCTGGATATGACGCATCAGATTGGCCGGGCGATTCCCGAAAACCTGCAACTCGCCCTGCGCCGGCTGCTTTTCAGGCGCGGCGCGTCGCTGAAGATGGAAGCGGCCGATCGCGGGCTTCTCGTTGAGTACTACAGGAACGATATTCAGCGTCTCGGATCGCTTCTGCAGCGCGATCTCACGGCGTGGCTTGAAACGTGA